From Vanessa cardui chromosome 11, ilVanCard2.1, whole genome shotgun sequence, the proteins below share one genomic window:
- the LOC124533694 gene encoding uncharacterized protein LOC124533694 isoform X1, whose translation MYHMKNILSFEKEVTLPKCMYPLKNPIEATEKITDINISEQVTKFLKKMPNTHLLDLEERQDKLLQKLDILYERIKTISSFCKLENHQEPINKSVANNKPDDIVLILNVETLPWFLNIFLKSVGNINVSWHILSTVPQAKVIKIQDFFKRYQDLYRLQKDAKINFRLIFKHMAKPQMKVSSLSLPVRGTVSIIRYLCLIYKDIVPYDYDNHEVDGLLDIFYQIESTSDKNRQTIISKIFMYSDTWIFNNNFSIVDLAAFNMIKQMPHGYKLVPKKWFCDCENIIL comes from the exons ATGTaccatatgaaaaatatattatcttttgaAAAAGAAGTAACTCTGCCAAAGTGCATGTATCCTTTAAAAAATCCGATCGAAGCTACCGAAAAAATCACCGATATAAATATAAGCGAGCAGGTTACAAAGTTTCTTAag aaaatGCCGAATACTCATCTACTTGATTTGGAAGAGAGACAAGATAAACTACTGCAAAAGTTAGATATTCTTTATGaaagaataaaaacaataagttcaTTCTGTAAATTGGAAAATCATCAAGAgccaataaataaatctgttGCCAAT aataagCCAGATGATATTGTGTTGATATTGAATGTTGAGACATTGCcttggtttttaaatatatttttaaaaagtgttgGCAATATCAATGTTTCTTGGCACATTCTATCTACAGTACCTCAggcaaaagttataaaaatccAGGATTTCTTTAAAAGGTATCAAGATTTGTATCGATTACAAAAAGATGCCAAAATTAACTTCAGGCTAATATTTAAAC ataTGGCTAAACCACAAATGAAAGTGTCATCCTTGAGTTTACCAGTTCGTGGTACAGTGAGCATTATAAGATACTTATGCCTTATTTATAAGGATATTGTTCCATATGATTATGACAATCATGAAGTTGATGGCTTATTAGATATTTTCTACCAAATTGAATCTACTTCTGACAAAAACAGgcaaacaataatttctaaaatatttatgtattcggACACTTGGATTTTCAACAATAACTTCTCAATCGTCGATTTAGCAGCATTTAATATGATCAAAC
- the LOC124533694 gene encoding uncharacterized protein LOC124533694 isoform X2, which yields MYHMKNILSFEKEVTLPKCMYPLKNPIEATEKITDINISEQKMPNTHLLDLEERQDKLLQKLDILYERIKTISSFCKLENHQEPINKSVANNKPDDIVLILNVETLPWFLNIFLKSVGNINVSWHILSTVPQAKVIKIQDFFKRYQDLYRLQKDAKINFRLIFKHMAKPQMKVSSLSLPVRGTVSIIRYLCLIYKDIVPYDYDNHEVDGLLDIFYQIESTSDKNRQTIISKIFMYSDTWIFNNNFSIVDLAAFNMIKQMPHGYKLVPKKWFCDCENIIL from the exons ATGTaccatatgaaaaatatattatcttttgaAAAAGAAGTAACTCTGCCAAAGTGCATGTATCCTTTAAAAAATCCGATCGAAGCTACCGAAAAAATCACCGATATAAATATAAGCGAGCAG aaaatGCCGAATACTCATCTACTTGATTTGGAAGAGAGACAAGATAAACTACTGCAAAAGTTAGATATTCTTTATGaaagaataaaaacaataagttcaTTCTGTAAATTGGAAAATCATCAAGAgccaataaataaatctgttGCCAAT aataagCCAGATGATATTGTGTTGATATTGAATGTTGAGACATTGCcttggtttttaaatatatttttaaaaagtgttgGCAATATCAATGTTTCTTGGCACATTCTATCTACAGTACCTCAggcaaaagttataaaaatccAGGATTTCTTTAAAAGGTATCAAGATTTGTATCGATTACAAAAAGATGCCAAAATTAACTTCAGGCTAATATTTAAAC ataTGGCTAAACCACAAATGAAAGTGTCATCCTTGAGTTTACCAGTTCGTGGTACAGTGAGCATTATAAGATACTTATGCCTTATTTATAAGGATATTGTTCCATATGATTATGACAATCATGAAGTTGATGGCTTATTAGATATTTTCTACCAAATTGAATCTACTTCTGACAAAAACAGgcaaacaataatttctaaaatatttatgtattcggACACTTGGATTTTCAACAATAACTTCTCAATCGTCGATTTAGCAGCATTTAATATGATCAAAC